Proteins found in one Agaribacterium sp. ZY112 genomic segment:
- a CDS encoding phosphatidylserine/phosphatidylglycerophosphate/cardiolipin synthase family protein: protein MGNSISHFYKAIANKCHVTTICFLVILSVCSCASLPKDVERIPSYKISPKHTSALNTIIEPATQAHPDQSGVVLLHEAERAFRARHEMTALAEHSLDVQYYIWQNDKAGRILAQRLLSAANRGVRIRVLLDDFSLHVKDSYLVAFATHPNIHIRIFNPFTDRNTKDLGFITDIERVNHRMHNKLFVLDNSVAVVGGRNIGDNYFGIKDSYNSRDIDILTIGPVVDQVSQSFDEYWNSDWAYPIQSIYKHKMDDERANKLREDINKQASLDLLSFPFTLETDKNKIIETARSGLNTLNWAHIDVIFDPSDKFDGDPNTVTTQFNTTLGEVQHEMLAEIAYFVPGNAMVAGFKEAHKNGVHIRFLTNSLNSTEVLPAYAGFANYRKKLLQAGVELYEYRSDAKERSTWPKPSHQALSRLHSKTFVVDRRYSFIGSYNFDPRSMDINTEIGLLIDSPEFAKKVIKVLDSGIEPGNAWKLELDEQHQRLEWHDQQGSPALYKEPHSTWWQRFKTSILRMLPIEHQL, encoded by the coding sequence ATGGGCAATTCAATAAGCCACTTTTACAAAGCAATAGCTAATAAGTGCCATGTCACCACGATATGTTTCTTAGTCATCTTATCGGTATGTAGCTGCGCTAGCCTGCCTAAAGATGTCGAGCGTATACCCTCTTATAAAATCTCTCCTAAACACACAAGCGCATTAAACACGATAATCGAACCGGCCACTCAAGCGCATCCAGATCAAAGCGGTGTGGTTCTGCTTCATGAAGCAGAGCGAGCCTTTCGAGCACGTCATGAAATGACCGCCTTAGCAGAACACAGCCTTGATGTTCAGTACTACATCTGGCAGAACGATAAAGCAGGTCGCATACTCGCCCAGCGTCTTTTAAGTGCCGCCAATAGAGGCGTTCGAATACGAGTACTTCTTGATGACTTCAGCCTACACGTTAAAGACAGCTACTTGGTCGCCTTTGCGACTCATCCTAATATTCATATCCGAATCTTTAACCCTTTTACAGATCGCAACACCAAAGACCTTGGTTTCATAACAGATATTGAACGAGTCAATCATCGCATGCATAACAAGCTCTTTGTGCTCGATAACAGTGTTGCCGTAGTTGGCGGGCGCAATATAGGAGATAACTACTTTGGCATAAAAGACAGTTACAACAGTCGTGATATAGACATCTTAACTATCGGCCCCGTCGTCGACCAAGTAAGCCAAAGCTTTGATGAATACTGGAATAGTGATTGGGCTTATCCCATTCAAAGTATCTACAAGCATAAGATGGATGACGAACGCGCAAACAAGCTCAGAGAAGACATAAACAAACAAGCCTCCTTAGACCTCCTATCATTCCCCTTTACTCTTGAAACAGACAAAAACAAAATAATAGAAACGGCTCGTTCAGGTTTAAATACACTCAATTGGGCACACATAGATGTGATCTTCGACCCGAGCGATAAATTCGACGGAGACCCAAACACCGTCACCACTCAGTTCAATACAACACTCGGCGAGGTCCAGCACGAAATGCTGGCCGAAATAGCGTATTTTGTGCCTGGTAATGCCATGGTTGCAGGCTTCAAAGAAGCACACAAAAACGGGGTTCATATCCGATTTTTAACTAACTCGTTAAACAGTACAGAAGTGCTTCCTGCTTATGCTGGATTTGCAAACTATAGAAAAAAATTGCTGCAAGCAGGCGTAGAGCTATACGAGTATCGCTCCGATGCTAAAGAACGATCAACGTGGCCAAAGCCTAGTCATCAAGCTTTAAGTCGCCTACACAGCAAAACCTTTGTCGTTGATCGCCGTTACTCGTTTATCGGCTCTTATAATTTTGACCCTAGGTCCATGGATATTAATACTGAAATAGGCCTATTAATTGATAGCCCAGAATTTGCTAAAAAAGTTATTAAGGTACTAGACAGCGGCATAGAACCGGGTAATGCCTGGAAACTAGAACTAGACGAACAACATCAACGCCTAGAATGGCATGACCAACAAGGCTCTCCAGCGCTTTACAAAGAACCTCACAGCACTTGGTGGCAGCGTTTCAAAACCTCAATCTTACGAATGCTACCGATTGAACATCAGCTTTAA
- the rdgC gene encoding recombination-associated protein RdgC yields MWFKNLRLYRLSEKPELDEVDTKLEDKQFEPCGKMDLQRYGWSSPLGRNGKMLSHVNGGATMVCATRQEKILPSAAINEALENKLHQIREDEGRPVGRKEKQSLKDELIFTMLPQALSKSSQEYAYLKPSDGLVYVNSSSAKKAEDILTLLRESLGSLKAVPVGTHNPIPPRLSEWLREGAAPPPFTLGDQVELRASKDERVIRMRNQDLSADEVTQHLHTGMHVRQLALNWNDKIDFVLDDELGIKSLKFSELLIEQASDQQGDDAAALFDADFALMHGELSQFVKDLLEAFGGESELY; encoded by the coding sequence ATGTGGTTTAAAAACCTTCGCCTTTATCGCCTCAGTGAAAAACCGGAACTGGATGAGGTCGACACCAAACTCGAAGACAAGCAGTTTGAGCCCTGCGGCAAAATGGACTTACAGCGCTATGGCTGGAGCAGTCCCTTGGGCCGCAATGGCAAAATGCTTAGTCACGTCAACGGTGGCGCCACCATGGTCTGTGCGACACGCCAAGAAAAAATATTACCAAGTGCTGCAATTAACGAAGCGCTTGAAAACAAACTTCATCAAATTCGCGAAGATGAAGGCCGCCCGGTAGGCAGAAAAGAAAAACAGAGTCTAAAAGATGAGCTGATTTTCACTATGCTGCCGCAAGCCCTGAGTAAGAGCTCCCAAGAATACGCGTATTTAAAACCTAGTGACGGCCTTGTTTACGTAAATTCCTCTTCTGCAAAAAAAGCCGAAGATATCCTGACCTTATTACGTGAAAGCCTCGGTTCCTTAAAAGCGGTGCCTGTTGGTACTCATAACCCCATTCCACCGAGGCTGAGTGAGTGGTTGCGTGAAGGTGCGGCACCACCACCTTTTACCCTAGGTGATCAGGTTGAGCTACGAGCCAGTAAAGACGAGCGAGTCATTCGTATGCGCAACCAAGACCTCAGTGCCGATGAGGTTACTCAACACTTACATACCGGCATGCATGTACGCCAACTCGCTTTGAACTGGAATGATAAAATCGATTTTGTACTCGATGATGAGCTTGGCATTAAAAGCCTTAAATTTAGTGAATTACTTATCGAGCAAGCCTCCGATCAGCAAGGCGATGATGCAGCGGCCTTGTTTGATGCCGATTTTGCACTGATGCACGGTGAACTCAGTCAGTTTGTAAAAGACCTGCTTGAGGCTTTTGGCGGCGAGTCTGAGTTGTATTAA
- a CDS encoding ferrous iron transport protein A has protein sequence MTLAELQHGSLSLIAAINSNGEACKRLNQLGVIPGAEARILRAAPFGDPMQVRVDNTVLSIRKRDADQIQVELV, from the coding sequence ATGACACTCGCCGAATTACAACACGGAAGCCTTAGTCTTATCGCCGCTATCAACAGCAACGGTGAGGCCTGTAAACGCTTAAACCAACTTGGTGTGATACCTGGCGCCGAGGCTCGCATCTTGCGAGCAGCTCCTTTTGGTGACCCCATGCAAGTACGTGTAGATAACACCGTACTAAGTATTCGCAAACGAGATGCAGACCAAATTCAAGTAGAGCTAGTGTGA
- the feoB gene encoding ferrous iron transport protein B, protein MTTPTIALVGNPNCGKTTLFNSLTGSRQKVGNWAGVTVEKKSGWVQGIDSRVECIDLPGVYSLDTEAAGLDEQIARDFITKSKPQLLINIVDASNLNRHLLLTHELLDLGAPVIIVLNMMDVAEKNGIRINTEELERRMGVPVFAVTASRQRGTSELKQHIAAVVADPELSPRPKEDLLCSEEAIAHRYHFIREQTTGVVEVEPGQAGRASELIDRIVLNRWLGLPIFLLMMYLMFMIAVNVGAVFIDFFDILLGALLVDGLGNLMSSLGSPDWLRTIIADGIGGGIQLVGTFIPVIGFLYLCLSLLEDSGYMARAAFVVDRLMARIGLPGNSFVPLIVGFGCNVPSVMASRSLSREQDRLLTIAMSPFMSCGARLTVYALFAAAFFHESGSLVVFGLYLLGIVMAVFTGWIFRKTLFSGEISPSFQEMPAYHAPLFKNTLMTTWHRLGGFIKRAGSTIIKVVTLLTIINSVGIDGSFGNQDSKDSVLSYIGKTLTPALKPIGIEEDNWPATVGIFTGIFAKEAVVGTLDALYQDVAGVEGNEDEHFSLTEKTAEAFESIAANAGDLGAALLDPLGLGAINDSAEDQEVSNTGLAAMQNLFVSHYSAFCYLVLILLYTPCVAVMGAMNRESGPFWASLVVGWSSFLAYWTAAGLYQIGQVTTTPVFSLSWLFGSALLMAAAVNWLKRLGKSQRHLKPGIIASSND, encoded by the coding sequence GTGACAACACCCACCATTGCACTTGTCGGCAATCCAAACTGCGGCAAAACCACTCTTTTTAACTCACTGACCGGATCCCGCCAAAAAGTTGGCAATTGGGCCGGTGTGACCGTCGAAAAAAAGTCCGGCTGGGTACAAGGCATTGATAGTCGAGTTGAGTGTATCGATTTGCCTGGTGTTTATAGCCTCGATACCGAAGCTGCGGGCCTTGATGAGCAAATTGCTCGCGACTTCATTACGAAAAGCAAACCTCAACTACTGATCAACATTGTTGATGCTAGCAATCTCAATCGCCACCTCTTATTGACCCACGAATTACTCGACTTAGGCGCCCCCGTCATCATTGTTTTAAATATGATGGATGTTGCCGAGAAAAACGGTATTCGCATCAATACAGAAGAACTTGAACGACGTATGGGTGTGCCCGTATTTGCTGTAACGGCTAGTCGCCAACGTGGTACCAGCGAACTCAAACAGCATATTGCCGCCGTCGTTGCAGACCCCGAATTAAGCCCTCGCCCCAAAGAAGACTTATTGTGCAGCGAAGAAGCTATTGCCCACCGCTATCACTTTATTCGCGAGCAAACTACTGGTGTCGTTGAAGTCGAGCCGGGGCAGGCAGGACGCGCATCAGAGCTCATAGACCGCATTGTTCTTAATCGCTGGTTGGGACTGCCCATCTTCCTGTTAATGATGTATCTGATGTTTATGATCGCGGTAAACGTTGGCGCCGTGTTTATTGACTTCTTTGATATCTTGCTCGGCGCCCTGCTTGTTGATGGCCTTGGCAACTTAATGAGCTCTTTAGGCAGTCCAGATTGGTTGCGCACCATCATTGCCGACGGTATCGGCGGTGGCATACAACTGGTTGGCACCTTCATTCCCGTGATTGGCTTTTTGTATTTATGTTTAAGCCTATTAGAAGACAGTGGTTATATGGCTCGGGCGGCCTTTGTTGTCGACCGCCTTATGGCACGCATTGGCTTACCCGGTAACAGCTTTGTGCCGCTGATTGTTGGTTTTGGTTGCAATGTGCCTTCTGTCATGGCTTCACGCAGTTTAAGTCGTGAACAAGACCGCCTATTAACCATCGCCATGAGCCCATTTATGAGCTGTGGTGCGCGCCTTACTGTATACGCCTTATTTGCAGCAGCCTTCTTTCACGAAAGTGGTTCACTCGTCGTATTTGGCCTCTATTTATTGGGCATCGTGATGGCCGTTTTTACAGGCTGGATCTTCCGAAAAACCTTGTTCTCAGGCGAAATCAGCCCATCTTTCCAAGAGATGCCCGCTTACCACGCCCCCCTATTTAAAAACACCTTAATGACCACATGGCATCGCCTAGGTGGCTTTATTAAGCGTGCAGGAAGCACCATTATCAAGGTTGTGACCCTGCTCACCATCATTAATTCAGTTGGCATAGATGGCAGCTTTGGCAACCAAGACAGCAAAGACTCCGTACTGAGCTACATAGGAAAAACTCTCACCCCAGCTCTAAAACCAATAGGCATTGAAGAAGATAACTGGCCTGCTACTGTAGGCATTTTTACAGGGATCTTCGCCAAAGAAGCCGTCGTGGGAACCCTTGACGCACTCTATCAAGATGTTGCGGGTGTAGAGGGCAATGAAGATGAACATTTCTCACTAACAGAAAAAACAGCAGAGGCCTTTGAGTCTATCGCGGCCAACGCGGGTGATCTTGGCGCAGCCTTATTAGACCCACTTGGCTTAGGAGCAATTAATGACAGCGCCGAAGACCAAGAAGTCAGTAATACCGGCCTTGCCGCTATGCAAAACCTCTTTGTTAGCCACTACAGCGCTTTTTGTTATCTTGTTTTAATTCTGCTCTATACACCATGTGTTGCAGTGATGGGGGCTATGAATCGTGAAAGTGGGCCTTTCTGGGCAAGCTTGGTTGTCGGCTGGTCAAGTTTCTTAGCCTACTGGACTGCAGCAGGCCTATATCAAATTGGCCAAGTAACCACGACCCCTGTATTTTCTTTAAGTTGGTTATTTGGCTCTGCCTTGCTGATGGCCGCCGCCGTTAACTGGCTTAAGCGTTTAGGAAAAAGCCAACGCCACTTAAAACCGGGCATTATCGCCAGTAGTAATGACTAA
- a CDS encoding AbgT family transporter codes for MPANNSSPDSPHSPAQSSWLNSVLERIERIGNRLPHPTLLFIYLCFGVVIISALCKALGVSAIAPNSSDVLEAKSLISVEGLHYILGNTVKNFVSFAPVGSVLLAVLGIGIAEHSGLIDAVLRRTVLRAPARLVTFFVVLASVLSSIALDTGYVVLIPLAALIFQALGRPPIAGIVAAFAGVSGGFSANIIVGPLDAILAGISTESAQLVDSSYHVSVTGNYYFIVASTLLISVIGTWVTEKITVHLLAQEPEPQKLDSSGSSDTSTYKGKHKALQAVAGEQRGLRAAGIVSLIFFALLIAATAGSDGILRDPQTGSLLRSPFMQGIVVLISLYAALTGLAFAKFSKQKWKSSFLVEAMEKHMATMTSYLVLMFFAAQFVNYFGWTQLGIISAIQGAGVLSALELPKPILLISFIFLAALLNLLIGSASAKWALIAPVFVPMFLLLGIAPEATQMAYRIGDSSTNIITPLMPYFGVVIAVAQQYKNDLGIGTLISLMLPYSLSFLIGWTALLVLWATFKLPLGPGAHLFL; via the coding sequence ATGCCCGCAAACAACTCCTCCCCAGACTCACCCCATAGCCCTGCACAAAGCTCATGGCTTAACTCTGTACTAGAGCGAATTGAACGCATTGGTAATCGTCTACCTCACCCTACTCTGCTTTTTATTTATTTATGTTTTGGCGTTGTTATTATTTCAGCGTTATGTAAAGCCTTAGGTGTCAGTGCGATCGCACCTAATAGCTCAGACGTACTAGAAGCTAAAAGCCTAATAAGTGTTGAAGGCCTGCATTACATACTCGGTAATACCGTCAAAAATTTTGTCAGTTTCGCCCCAGTTGGCAGTGTCTTATTAGCGGTATTAGGCATTGGTATTGCCGAACACAGCGGGTTAATCGATGCAGTACTGCGACGCACTGTTTTAAGAGCACCTGCCCGCTTAGTTACTTTTTTTGTGGTACTTGCCAGCGTGCTTTCTAGCATTGCTCTCGATACGGGTTATGTCGTTTTAATTCCTCTTGCCGCACTTATTTTTCAAGCACTTGGGCGCCCACCTATTGCCGGTATCGTCGCGGCTTTTGCTGGTGTATCTGGCGGTTTTAGTGCCAATATTATTGTCGGGCCGCTGGATGCCATACTGGCTGGTATTAGTACTGAATCGGCTCAGCTAGTCGATTCGAGCTATCACGTATCTGTTACTGGAAATTATTATTTTATTGTCGCCTCTACTTTATTAATCTCTGTTATAGGCACCTGGGTTACTGAAAAGATTACTGTTCACCTACTAGCTCAAGAGCCAGAACCGCAGAAATTAGATAGCTCTGGCAGCTCTGATACATCTACATACAAAGGCAAGCACAAGGCCCTACAGGCTGTAGCCGGGGAGCAACGCGGATTAAGAGCAGCGGGCATTGTGAGTTTAATTTTTTTCGCCTTATTAATTGCCGCAACCGCAGGTAGTGATGGAATTCTAAGAGATCCTCAAACAGGAAGCCTACTGCGCTCGCCATTTATGCAAGGCATTGTGGTATTAATCTCTCTTTACGCCGCACTCACTGGGCTCGCCTTTGCTAAGTTCAGCAAACAGAAATGGAAGTCCAGTTTTCTTGTTGAAGCCATGGAAAAACATATGGCCACAATGACGAGTTATTTAGTACTGATGTTTTTTGCGGCCCAATTTGTTAATTATTTCGGCTGGACTCAGCTTGGTATTATCAGTGCTATCCAAGGGGCGGGTGTGCTTTCAGCTCTAGAATTGCCAAAACCTATATTGCTAATTTCATTTATCTTTCTGGCGGCACTGCTGAATCTTTTAATTGGCAGTGCATCGGCTAAATGGGCTTTAATTGCTCCCGTCTTTGTCCCTATGTTTTTACTCTTAGGCATAGCTCCAGAAGCGACCCAAATGGCTTACCGTATTGGCGATAGCAGCACCAATATCATCACCCCGTTAATGCCTTATTTTGGCGTTGTGATCGCCGTTGCCCAACAATATAAAAACGATTTAGGCATAGGTACATTAATTTCACTTATGCTGCCTTACTCCCTTAGTTTCTTAATTGGCTGGACAGCCTTACTTGTCCTGTGGGCTACATTTAAACTCCCTCTAGGCCCAGGCGCACATTTATTTCTATAA
- a CDS encoding nucleotide pyrophosphohydrolase, producing MSVLKELQKQLVEFGEKRDWRQYHSPKNLAMALNVECGELLELFQWHTEEQSKQASKDERQAAGEELADILMYSLLLADALDIDIESATKAKLKLNESRFPPNSNEST from the coding sequence ATGAGCGTGTTAAAAGAGCTGCAAAAACAACTGGTTGAATTTGGCGAGAAGCGAGATTGGCGCCAGTATCACAGCCCCAAAAACTTGGCGATGGCATTAAATGTTGAATGCGGAGAATTACTTGAGCTATTTCAATGGCACACCGAAGAGCAAAGTAAGCAAGCCTCTAAAGATGAGCGGCAAGCAGCCGGCGAAGAGCTCGCCGACATACTTATGTATAGTCTTTTATTGGCTGACGCCTTAGATATTGATATCGAAAGCGCCACCAAAGCCAAACTTAAGCTGAACGAAAGCCGCTTCCCACCCAACTCAAACGAAAGCACATAA
- a CDS encoding GntR family transcriptional regulator: MKALATDSFQQEGTGLSRVEYAYRKIKTNITTNTYPSGYQILEPELAEQLGVSRTPIREALIRLEADNLIQLIPRRGMRVTPLNFKDIAEINELIGSLVLTAIRSVCAPARNANFEYMSQYLAELHTALESNDAKAWVEAEDKFFISLMALTGNYRLKGLAVNFLDQMRRSKYVVQDYLLERSSYYALHADLLQSLKSKNVASAFDAAKRYQNALNALFSEVQNKYQIKEF; this comes from the coding sequence ATGAAAGCATTAGCGACAGACTCGTTTCAGCAGGAGGGAACGGGCTTATCACGCGTTGAATACGCTTACAGGAAGATAAAAACAAATATAACAACTAATACGTACCCATCTGGTTATCAGATCTTGGAGCCAGAGCTGGCTGAACAGCTTGGGGTAAGCCGCACGCCTATTCGTGAGGCTTTGATTCGTCTAGAGGCTGATAATCTTATTCAGCTAATTCCTAGACGAGGAATGCGTGTTACACCACTTAACTTTAAAGACATTGCTGAAATCAACGAGCTTATTGGCTCACTGGTTCTTACTGCTATTCGCTCTGTATGTGCGCCTGCGCGCAATGCAAATTTTGAATACATGAGCCAGTATCTTGCGGAGCTACATACGGCACTTGAATCCAATGACGCCAAAGCCTGGGTTGAAGCTGAAGATAAATTCTTTATCTCATTAATGGCTTTAACGGGAAACTACCGTCTTAAGGGGTTGGCTGTTAACTTTCTTGATCAAATGCGACGTTCAAAATATGTCGTACAAGATTATTTGCTCGAGCGTTCAAGCTATTACGCTTTGCATGCGGATTTATTGCAAAGCTTAAAAAGTAAGAATGTAGCCAGTGCTTTTGATGCGGCAAAGCGTTATCAAAATGCTTTGAATGCGCTGTTCTCCGAAGTGCAGAATAAATACCAAATAAAAGAGTTTTAA
- a CDS encoding acyl-CoA dehydrogenase, translated as MSSYRAPVDELLFLLFRVFNLEGHCQQLEDINDVDEAMTSAILNEAAKLCEQVLAPLDAVGDSEGCQWSCDGVKAAAGFKDAYQKWCDTGCLALSGPESYGGMAMPKLLSAAVDEMLQGSNMALGLAPMLTAGACLAIERHANEQLKQQYLSSMYSGRWAGAMDLTEAHAGSDLGLIRTLAEPQADGSFLISGSKIFITWGEHDMAENIIHLVLARLPGAPEGVAGISLFLLPKFLLNENGGLGQRNHVSCGGIEHKMGIHASPTCLMNFDAAKAWMIGEPNKGLACMFSMMNYERLVVGVQALAVAEKSYQTAKAYAFERQQGRAPVDSAIVVQSSSAKQTLLASRSPIAAHPDVKRMVLEMRCFNEAGRAFYLYVAKQLDLWRYASASDLREQAEKRVALLTPVVKAFLSDRAFESCVLGQQVLGGHGYCRELGQEQRVRDVRITQIYEGTNGIQAVDLLQRRVVADSGVEFKNYSQEIRLAAEAAEPSIKQAVLELIDKLDVLTDYICGESRAYLTASSAVAFLDCVGYLSYAYMYILMLKQSGDDQRKARAHYYVAKLLPRVQALVVSIETGDQLLMELSTDAL; from the coding sequence ATGTCTAGTTATCGTGCCCCTGTCGACGAGCTTCTTTTTCTCCTATTTCGAGTTTTTAATCTTGAGGGGCACTGCCAGCAGCTCGAAGATATTAACGACGTGGACGAAGCGATGACGTCGGCAATTTTAAACGAGGCAGCTAAGTTATGTGAGCAAGTGCTTGCACCTCTGGATGCTGTTGGTGATAGCGAGGGCTGCCAGTGGTCTTGTGATGGGGTTAAAGCTGCCGCAGGCTTTAAAGACGCTTACCAAAAGTGGTGTGATACCGGTTGTCTAGCGTTGAGTGGTCCTGAAAGTTATGGCGGCATGGCTATGCCTAAGCTTTTATCAGCGGCTGTAGATGAGATGTTGCAGGGCAGTAATATGGCTCTAGGTTTGGCGCCCATGTTGACTGCAGGCGCTTGTCTGGCCATCGAACGACACGCTAATGAGCAACTGAAGCAGCAGTATTTATCGTCAATGTATAGTGGTCGCTGGGCAGGAGCGATGGATTTAACCGAAGCTCATGCTGGCTCAGATCTCGGGTTGATAAGGACCTTAGCAGAGCCTCAAGCGGATGGCTCTTTTCTTATTTCAGGTAGCAAAATTTTTATTACCTGGGGTGAGCATGATATGGCTGAAAACATCATTCATCTTGTTTTGGCTCGCCTACCGGGTGCACCAGAAGGTGTTGCTGGCATTAGCCTATTTTTACTGCCTAAGTTCTTATTGAATGAGAACGGTGGTTTGGGACAGCGGAACCATGTGAGTTGCGGTGGTATAGAGCATAAGATGGGAATTCACGCATCGCCGACTTGTTTAATGAATTTTGATGCTGCTAAGGCCTGGATGATTGGTGAGCCAAATAAGGGACTGGCTTGTATGTTCAGCATGATGAATTACGAGCGCCTTGTAGTTGGTGTACAGGCTTTGGCTGTGGCTGAGAAAAGCTACCAAACTGCCAAGGCTTATGCCTTTGAGCGACAGCAGGGGCGGGCGCCGGTTGATAGTGCAATAGTCGTTCAGTCGAGTTCTGCCAAGCAGACTTTGCTAGCATCGAGAAGCCCAATTGCTGCTCACCCTGATGTTAAGCGCATGGTGTTGGAGATGCGCTGTTTTAATGAGGCTGGCCGTGCCTTTTATCTGTATGTCGCAAAACAGTTGGATTTATGGCGTTACGCTAGCGCTTCAGATCTGCGTGAGCAGGCTGAAAAGCGAGTCGCACTATTAACGCCTGTGGTAAAGGCATTTTTAAGTGACAGGGCGTTTGAGAGCTGTGTGTTGGGGCAGCAGGTACTCGGTGGGCATGGCTATTGCCGAGAGTTGGGGCAGGAGCAGCGTGTACGAGATGTGCGTATTACCCAAATTTATGAAGGCACTAATGGCATTCAGGCTGTGGATTTATTACAGCGCAGAGTAGTGGCTGATTCAGGTGTAGAGTTTAAAAACTACAGCCAAGAGATTCGTTTGGCTGCAGAAGCTGCAGAACCCTCTATTAAACAAGCGGTTCTTGAGCTTATTGATAAACTTGATGTATTGACTGACTACATTTGTGGTGAGAGCCGAGCTTATCTAACAGCAAGTTCGGCAGTCGCTTTTCTAGATTGTGTGGGCTATCTCAGCTACGCCTATATGTATATCTTGATGTTAAAACAGTCAGGTGACGATCAGCGTAAAGCTCGCGCTCACTATTATGTGGCAAAGTTATTGCCGCGAGTACAGGCCTTAGTGGTAAGTATTGAGACTGGAGATCAGCTGCTAATGGAGCTTAGTACTGATGCCCTATAA
- a CDS encoding putative metalloprotease CJM1_0395 family protein, with protein MINIGAISNPYPTLASEAQPAELNSVGRHGLDSNFLSSRPVPSIDETPAAQLNSNAPNGLEANLALGKEKQASSGADDSDQQQERRAEQQREASIEKQERAEIKELAARDREVRAHEQAHAAVGGQYAGAPQYEFQRGPDGVSYAVGGEVSIDVSKAATPEETIRKMQVVRRAALAPAEPSPQDRSVAAQAQATELEAKQDLAAENREQSRESSAEAARSENSNNAGSESSNGVGQGIASQGAAVINSSNDITASVINTFSPILPSSAIQNQLNDSIASTQLESRNGQLIDQRV; from the coding sequence ATGATTAATATTGGCGCTATCAGCAATCCCTATCCTACGTTAGCTAGTGAAGCTCAGCCGGCGGAGCTAAACTCGGTTGGTCGCCACGGCCTCGATTCAAATTTCTTAAGCTCTCGCCCTGTCCCCTCAATTGATGAAACTCCCGCAGCACAGTTAAACAGCAATGCGCCTAACGGGCTTGAAGCAAATCTGGCTCTTGGTAAAGAAAAGCAAGCCTCGTCCGGGGCTGATGATAGTGATCAGCAGCAAGAGCGGCGTGCGGAGCAACAAAGAGAAGCCAGTATAGAAAAACAAGAGCGAGCTGAAATTAAAGAACTTGCTGCTCGAGATCGTGAGGTTCGCGCTCATGAGCAAGCCCATGCCGCTGTGGGTGGGCAATATGCTGGTGCCCCACAATATGAGTTTCAGCGAGGTCCCGATGGTGTGAGTTATGCCGTTGGTGGGGAGGTAAGTATTGATGTTAGTAAAGCGGCAACACCAGAGGAAACAATTCGTAAGATGCAGGTGGTGCGAAGGGCTGCTTTAGCGCCTGCAGAGCCCAGTCCTCAAGATCGCTCAGTCGCCGCGCAGGCACAGGCAACCGAGTTAGAAGCCAAGCAGGATTTAGCTGCTGAAAATAGAGAGCAAAGTCGTGAGTCAAGTGCGGAAGCGGCTCGTTCTGAGAATAGTAATAATGCAGGAAGTGAAAGCAGCAACGGTGTCGGCCAAGGTATTGCAAGTCAAGGTGCCGCTGTTATCAACTCCAGTAATGACATTACGGCTTCTGTTATTAACACGTTCTCGCCCATATTGCCTTCGTCAGCGATCCAGAATCAACTCAATGACTCGATTGCATCAACTCAACTAGAGAGCCGTAATGGTCAGCTTATTGATCAGCGTGTTTAA
- the bioD gene encoding dethiobiotin synthase, with product MNAFFVAGTDTDVGKTYVSALLLKSAAQAGLSSLGLKPIAAGAELVGDQLQNDDAEQLMSASSIELPYAAVNPVCLAEAMAPHLAAKRAGVELKCDELLEQVRQSLHLAEADLSLVEGAGGWRVPLVPGFDMADLARALDLPVILVVGMRLGCLNHAQLSAEAILKDGLSLAGWIANELDTPMHCLDENIETLAELMPAPMLARVSSGALSLDISKVLKKLKS from the coding sequence ATGAATGCATTTTTTGTTGCCGGTACTGATACTGATGTGGGTAAAACCTATGTAAGCGCTCTGTTACTTAAATCGGCGGCTCAAGCAGGTTTGAGTTCTTTGGGTTTGAAGCCTATTGCGGCAGGTGCAGAACTGGTAGGCGATCAGCTTCAAAATGACGATGCCGAGCAGCTTATGAGCGCATCTTCTATTGAGTTGCCTTATGCTGCCGTGAACCCAGTGTGTTTAGCGGAAGCGATGGCGCCACATCTAGCTGCAAAGCGCGCTGGCGTTGAGCTAAAGTGCGATGAGCTGCTTGAGCAAGTACGGCAAAGCCTTCATCTGGCTGAGGCTGATTTAAGTTTGGTTGAAGGCGCTGGAGGCTGGCGAGTACCACTTGTGCCTGGTTTTGATATGGCGGACTTGGCTAGGGCTTTAGACCTGCCTGTTATTCTGGTTGTGGGTATGCGTTTAGGCTGCTTAAACCACGCACAACTGAGCGCTGAAGCGATCCTTAAAGATGGCTTGAGCTTAGCGGGTTGGATTGCCAACGAGCTTGATACACCTATGCACTGTCTGGATGAAAATATCGAGACATTAGCTGAGTTGATGCCGGCACCCATGCTCGCTAGAGTCAGTAGTGGCGCGCTGTCGCTGGATATAAGTAAAGTGTTAAAGAAGTTAAAGTCTTAG